In one window of Chanodichthys erythropterus isolate Z2021 chromosome 23, ASM2448905v1, whole genome shotgun sequence DNA:
- the spata13 gene encoding spermatogenesis-associated protein 13 isoform X5: MNDTFLSTTFTVVHCYSVTWAAQLYSTQQCLWTEENETDDLEASSDDLVRNAFLKSDEISVSAASSVTNTCSSESPLITPTTPNSPAFSSDSPSSVVPRKRAGRSRPRPVSDYGQLASTKYCIPEEDRESENMDYTSQKDYNSSGSYIESNRPENGHVCTQTESRKRRPISVIGGVDLFSSPAAEQKDDTESLPSPVSRPPVPSHRVPPYRAVSARLRPCVFSQSTPIGLDRMGRRRGRRVLSDGSSDPMLDDSVSEEDGSFEELTEGTPYLQPEVDLFTLNQYIHSGHAVYAEALWDHVTMEEQELAFKAGEVIRVLDVREQDWWWGMVGDREAWFPSSFVRVRVNQGDSSSESVESVPDAEESVPSDAHKQNSEHREQMRANVVKEIMDTERVYIKHLKDICEGYIRQCRKHPGMFTDAQLKTIFSNIEDIYRFQRKFLKDLEKKYNSENPHLSEIGSCFLQQEEGFSIYSEYCNTHPVACAELQRLMKQGRYKHFFEACRLLQQMIDISISGFLLTPVQKICKYPLQLGELLKYTPKDHSDYAGVCAAHKAMKNVASLINERKRRLESIDTIAHWQVAILHWAGDDVLTRSSELIHSGELTRIVRPGKTQQRSYFLFDHQLVFCKKDVLRRDLLHYRGRMDTDQLEPIDLPDGRHAELGLLKNAFLLRHAENLNVLCVLCCKKSQDKERWLQAFARERRRVQEDQEMGMEITEAQRKQAVHNARKSKQGKMKKMKYSGHSVPPHHQPLHPLHQRHVTLPTSVPQQQVFSLAEPKKKPAHLLYSLARSALFRK, encoded by the exons ATGAATGACACATTTCTCAGTACTACATTCACAGTGGTACATTGCTACAGTGTCACATGGGCTGCTCAGCTGTATAGCACACAGCAG TGTCTATGGACTGAAGAGAACGAAACTGATGATCTTGAG GCTTCATCAGATGACCTAGTCAGAAATGCATTTCTCAAAAGTGATGAGATCTCAGTCTCTGCTGCTTCATCTGTCACAAACACCTGTTCCTCAGAATCCCCCTTGATAACTCCAACAACACCAAACTCTCCAGCCTTTTCCAGTGACTCTCCCTCTTCTGTGGTACCCAGAAAGAGGGCAGGTCGCTCCAGACCCCGTCCAGTGTCTGACTATGGCCAGCTGGCCAGCACAAAATACTGCATCCCAGAGGAGGACAGGGAGTCGGAGAATATGGACTACACTTCCCAAAAGGACTACAATAGCAGTGGCAGCTACATAGAGAGCAACAGACCTGAGAATGGTCATGTGTGCACTCAAACAGAGAGCAGAAAGAGACGTCCCATCTCCGTTATTGGAGGAGTGGATCTGTTTTCATCCCCAGCTGCTGAGCAGAAGGACGACACTGAAAGTTTGCCTTCT CCGGTTTCTCGTCCTCCAGTGCCCTCTCACAGAGTGCCTCCATACCGGGCAGTGTCTGCCCGTCTGAGACCCTGCGTCTTCTCCCAAAGCACACCTATCGGTCTGGATAGGATGGGGCGGCGCAGAGGGCGCAGAGTGCTCAGTG ATGGCAGCTCTGATCCAATGCTTGATGACAGTGTGAGTGAGGAGGACGGCAGCTTTGAAGAACTGACTGAAGGAACACCATATCTCCAACCAGAAGTTGATCTTTTCACTCTCAATCAG TACATACACTCTGGCCATGCTGTGTATGCGGAGGCTCTGTGGGATCATGTCACAATGGAAGAGCAGGAGCTGGCCTTCAAAGCCGGGGAGGTGATCCGGGTTCTGGATGTCCGGGAGCAGGACTGGTGGTGGGGGATGGTGGGGGACCGCGAGGCCTGGTTTCCCTCCAGCTTTGTGCGG GTTCGAGTGAATCAGGGGGATTCAAGCAGTGAGAGCGTGGAGAGCGTTCCAGATGCGGAAGAGTCCGTCCCATCAGATGCACACAAACAAAACTCAGAGCACAGGGAGCAGATGAGAGCCAATGTGGTCAAAGAGATCATGGACACAGAGCGCGTTTACATAAAACATCTCAAAGATATCTGTGAG GGATATATCCGTCAATGCAGAAAGCACCCTGGTATGTTTACTGATGCACAGCTAAAGACAATCTTCAGCAACATCGAGGATATCTACAGGTTCCAGAGGAAGTTTCTCAAAGACCTAGAAAAGAAATACAACAGCGAAAACCCTCATCTAAGTGAGATTGGCTCCTGCTTCCTTCAACAG GAGGAAGGTTTCTCCATATACTCTGAGTACTGTAACACGCATCCAGTGGCGTGTGCTGAATTACAGCGACTGATGAAACAAGGGAGATATAAACACTTCTTTGAAGCCTGTCGTCTCCTACAGCAGATGATCGACATCTCCATTTCTGGCTTCTTACTCACACCTGTACAGAAGATTTGTAAATATCCTCTTCAGCTAGGAGAGCTTTTGAAATACACACCCAAAGACCACAG TGATTACGCAGGGGTGTGTGCCGCACATAAAGCAATGAAGAATGTGGCAAGTCTGATAAACGAGAGGAAAAGGCGACTTGAGAGCATCGACACCATCGCTCACTGGCAGGTGGCCATCCTCCACTGGGCG GGTGATGATGTATTAACGCGAAGCTCCGAGCTCATCCACTCCGGCGAGCTGACGAGGATAGTACGACCCGGTAAGACGCAGCAACGCAGCTACTTCCTGTTTGACCACCAGCTGGTGTTCTGTAAGAAAGACGTCCTGCGGAGAGACCTGCTACACTACCGTGGCCGTATGGACACAGACCAGCTCGAGCCAATCGACCTGCCTGATGGACGGCACGCTGAGCTGGGCCTATTGAAGAACGCGTTTCTCCTGCGGCATGCGGAGAACCTGAACGTGCTGTGTGTGCTGTGCTGCAAAAAGAGCCAGGACAAGGAGAGATGGCTGCAAGCGTTTGCTCGAGAGCGCAGACGGGTACAGGAAGACCAAGAGATGG GGATGGAGATTACTGAGGCCCAGAGGAAGCAAGCAGTTCACAACGCCAGGAAATCTAAACAAGGCAAAATGAAAA AAATGAAGTATTCTGGCCATTCTGTGCCTCCCCACCATCAGCCTCTACATCCTCTCCATCAGCGACATGTGACCTTGCCAACCAGCGTCCCGCAGCAGCAGGTCTTCTCTTTAGCAGAGCCAAAGAAGAAACCAGCTCACCTGTTGTACTCACTTGCACGCAGTGCCCTCTTCAGGAAATGA
- the spata13 gene encoding uncharacterized protein spata13 isoform X2: protein MIKAPSSDPQGSSHNNDPQRDCFAKEHLMNPSLMSGCRVQVQPVLSEPCYENHLNRLNCQAQSVPSRTVRLFSTQTKCEDSSSLRGPPVTPQAWSGLASFRVMGSFKKLRTSVLQGIQNRNNAMAAGQERNMSLMLEDGGSFLVTKREVTTNQTKETDKVTNGTSQTGKMSSVSDEEDCEEEEGGFQRNSHFSRSIRKAYGAGRISLLDTVKTDSPSTSEPYPSSTVESVVPCKNLETQENVLKRLSKSADNLHIFKSHFRRKVTSAEPQNPECTHTIILQRTTSSSSVDFQERDSVRRQSPMRTQRHLQKLVGSLTDLTVKRKNTPDPPPRVPLSPLSQLHDDYSRRTSCVSMSGRQRRPLPTPIKAQKANTHEHIPTLHSAPSCPAVFSSTLDESLEPPSKTTALISDSVQVNVSSTDFCSDAPVCPHKKYCEPMECHQNGINDHYSQMPKQCSSPSQKQTVNGINANLECLWTEENETDDLEASSDDLVRNAFLKSDEISVSAASSVTNTCSSESPLITPTTPNSPAFSSDSPSSVVPRKRAGRSRPRPVSDYGQLASTKYCIPEEDRESENMDYTSQKDYNSSGSYIESNRPENGHVCTQTESRKRRPISVIGGVDLFSSPAAEQKDDTESLPSPVSRPPVPSHRVPPYRAVSARLRPCVFSQSTPIGLDRMGRRRGRRVLSDGSSDPMLDDSVSEEDGSFEELTEGTPYLQPEVDLFTLNQYIHSGHAVYAEALWDHVTMEEQELAFKAGEVIRVLDVREQDWWWGMVGDREAWFPSSFVRVRVNQGDSSSESVESVPDAEESVPSDAHKQNSEHREQMRANVVKEIMDTERVYIKHLKDICEGYIRQCRKHPGMFTDAQLKTIFSNIEDIYRFQRKFLKDLEKKYNSENPHLSEIGSCFLQQEEGFSIYSEYCNTHPVACAELQRLMKQGRYKHFFEACRLLQQMIDISISGFLLTPVQKICKYPLQLGELLKYTPKDHSDYAGVCAAHKAMKNVASLINERKRRLESIDTIAHWQVAILHWAGDDVLTRSSELIHSGELTRIVRPGKTQQRSYFLFDHQLVFCKKDVLRRDLLHYRGRMDTDQLEPIDLPDGRHAELGLLKNAFLLRHAENLNVLCVLCCKKSQDKERWLQAFARERRRVQEDQEMGMEITEAQRKQAVHNARKSKQGKMKKEITHTG from the exons ATGATAAAG GCACCTTCGTCGGACCCGCAGGGCTCCTCTCACAACAATGACCCACAGAGGGACTGTTTCGCAAAGGAACATCTGATGAATCCAAGTCTGATGTCTGGTTGTAGGGTCCAGGTGCAACCGGTGCTATCCGAGCCTTGCTATGAGAACCATCTTAACAGACTGAATTGTCAGGCCCAGTCTGTTCCCTCCAGGACTGTACGTCTGTTTTCCACCCAGACAAAATGTGAGGACAGTTCTTCGCTTAGAGGTCCACCTGTCACACCACAGGCTTGGTCTGGATTGGCCAGTTTCCGCGTTATGGGTTCTTTCAAAAAACTGCGGACTTCTGTGCTCCAAGGAATCCAGAACCGGAACAATGCGATGGCAGCCGGTCAGGAGAGAAACATGTCCTTGATGCTTGAGGACGGCGGTAGTTTCTTAGTAACCAAACGAGAGGTCACGACCAATCAAACAAAGGAAACTGATAAAGTGACGAATGGGACGTCTCAAACTGGGAAAATGTCTTCAGTTTCAGATGAGGAagattgtgaagaggaagagggtGGGTTTCAGAGGAATTCCCACTTTTCTCGGAGTATACGCAAAGCTTATGGGGCAGGACGGATCTCATTGCTTGACACAGTCAAGACAGATAGCCCGTCTACCAGTGAGCCTTACCCCAGCAGCACTGTGGAATCTGTTGTACCTTGTAAGAACCTTGAGACTCAAGAAAATGTTCTCAAAAGACTAAGCAAAAGTGCAGATAATCTTCATATCTTCAAGAGCCATTTTAGACGCAAAGTCACCTCAGCTGAGCCACAGAACCCAGAATGTACCCATACTATAATTCTTCAGAGGACCACCAGTTCCTCATCGGTTGACTTCCAGGAACGCGATTCAGTTAGGCGTCAAAGCCCCATGAGGACACAAAGACATTTGCAAAAGCTTGTCGGTAGTTTAACAGACCTGACGGTGAAGCGTAAAAACACACCAGATCCCCCTCCCAGAGTACCGCTGTCACCTCTCAGTCAGTTACACGATGACTACTCCCGCAGAACTTCCTGTGTATCCATGAGTGGCCGTCAACGGAGGCCTCTACCCACTCCTATCAAAGCCCAGAAGGCCAACACTCATGAACATATCCCAACTTTACACTCCGCTCCCTCCTGCCCCGCCGTCTTTAGCTCCACCCTAGATGAATCTCTTGAGCCTCCTAGCAAAACAACAGCCCTCATAAGCGACTCTGTCCAAGTGAATGTGTCCTCAACAGACTTCTGTTCAGATGCCCCAGTCTGTCCACATAAAAAATACTGTGAACCTATGGAGTGCCATCAAAATGGAATAAATGACCACTACTCTCAAATGCCCAAGCAGTGCTCAAGCCCCAGTCAAAAGCAGACAGTGAATGGCATTAACGCTAACTTGGAG TGTCTATGGACTGAAGAGAACGAAACTGATGATCTTGAG GCTTCATCAGATGACCTAGTCAGAAATGCATTTCTCAAAAGTGATGAGATCTCAGTCTCTGCTGCTTCATCTGTCACAAACACCTGTTCCTCAGAATCCCCCTTGATAACTCCAACAACACCAAACTCTCCAGCCTTTTCCAGTGACTCTCCCTCTTCTGTGGTACCCAGAAAGAGGGCAGGTCGCTCCAGACCCCGTCCAGTGTCTGACTATGGCCAGCTGGCCAGCACAAAATACTGCATCCCAGAGGAGGACAGGGAGTCGGAGAATATGGACTACACTTCCCAAAAGGACTACAATAGCAGTGGCAGCTACATAGAGAGCAACAGACCTGAGAATGGTCATGTGTGCACTCAAACAGAGAGCAGAAAGAGACGTCCCATCTCCGTTATTGGAGGAGTGGATCTGTTTTCATCCCCAGCTGCTGAGCAGAAGGACGACACTGAAAGTTTGCCTTCT CCGGTTTCTCGTCCTCCAGTGCCCTCTCACAGAGTGCCTCCATACCGGGCAGTGTCTGCCCGTCTGAGACCCTGCGTCTTCTCCCAAAGCACACCTATCGGTCTGGATAGGATGGGGCGGCGCAGAGGGCGCAGAGTGCTCAGTG ATGGCAGCTCTGATCCAATGCTTGATGACAGTGTGAGTGAGGAGGACGGCAGCTTTGAAGAACTGACTGAAGGAACACCATATCTCCAACCAGAAGTTGATCTTTTCACTCTCAATCAG TACATACACTCTGGCCATGCTGTGTATGCGGAGGCTCTGTGGGATCATGTCACAATGGAAGAGCAGGAGCTGGCCTTCAAAGCCGGGGAGGTGATCCGGGTTCTGGATGTCCGGGAGCAGGACTGGTGGTGGGGGATGGTGGGGGACCGCGAGGCCTGGTTTCCCTCCAGCTTTGTGCGG GTTCGAGTGAATCAGGGGGATTCAAGCAGTGAGAGCGTGGAGAGCGTTCCAGATGCGGAAGAGTCCGTCCCATCAGATGCACACAAACAAAACTCAGAGCACAGGGAGCAGATGAGAGCCAATGTGGTCAAAGAGATCATGGACACAGAGCGCGTTTACATAAAACATCTCAAAGATATCTGTGAG GGATATATCCGTCAATGCAGAAAGCACCCTGGTATGTTTACTGATGCACAGCTAAAGACAATCTTCAGCAACATCGAGGATATCTACAGGTTCCAGAGGAAGTTTCTCAAAGACCTAGAAAAGAAATACAACAGCGAAAACCCTCATCTAAGTGAGATTGGCTCCTGCTTCCTTCAACAG GAGGAAGGTTTCTCCATATACTCTGAGTACTGTAACACGCATCCAGTGGCGTGTGCTGAATTACAGCGACTGATGAAACAAGGGAGATATAAACACTTCTTTGAAGCCTGTCGTCTCCTACAGCAGATGATCGACATCTCCATTTCTGGCTTCTTACTCACACCTGTACAGAAGATTTGTAAATATCCTCTTCAGCTAGGAGAGCTTTTGAAATACACACCCAAAGACCACAG TGATTACGCAGGGGTGTGTGCCGCACATAAAGCAATGAAGAATGTGGCAAGTCTGATAAACGAGAGGAAAAGGCGACTTGAGAGCATCGACACCATCGCTCACTGGCAGGTGGCCATCCTCCACTGGGCG GGTGATGATGTATTAACGCGAAGCTCCGAGCTCATCCACTCCGGCGAGCTGACGAGGATAGTACGACCCGGTAAGACGCAGCAACGCAGCTACTTCCTGTTTGACCACCAGCTGGTGTTCTGTAAGAAAGACGTCCTGCGGAGAGACCTGCTACACTACCGTGGCCGTATGGACACAGACCAGCTCGAGCCAATCGACCTGCCTGATGGACGGCACGCTGAGCTGGGCCTATTGAAGAACGCGTTTCTCCTGCGGCATGCGGAGAACCTGAACGTGCTGTGTGTGCTGTGCTGCAAAAAGAGCCAGGACAAGGAGAGATGGCTGCAAGCGTTTGCTCGAGAGCGCAGACGGGTACAGGAAGACCAAGAGATGG GGATGGAGATTACTGAGGCCCAGAGGAAGCAAGCAGTTCACAACGCCAGGAAATCTAAACAAGGCAAAATGAAAA aagaaataaCTCATACAGGTTAG